CACCACCAGGCCGATAATGGTCCCGGCCAGCAGGTGCGGCCACCAGGCGGTCAGCCCGACGCCTTTTAACAAAATGCTGCGAAAAATGATCATATAGTGATAGATGGGGAAGATGTGGGCCAACTGCTGTAAAATATCGGGCATATTTTCCACGGGCACACCGTAGCCGGAGAAAAAGAATTCAATCATCACCCAGGTAAAGGCCAGCAGCAGGGCTTGCATCTGGTTTTTGGCGTAGGCCGAAATCATCAGGCCAATGTTCAATTCAACCAGCAAAAAGAAGAAGGAAACGCCGAGCAACAGGGTCCAAGAGCCGCGCATAGGAATGCCAAAAAACAGCATCGCCACAGCCAGCATTAGCAGGTAGGCAACAAAGCCCATCAACACCGCCGGCACCGATTTGGCAATAATTAATTCCAATTGCCGGAGCGGGGTGACGGTAAGTTGTTCCAGCGTGCCCAATTCGCGCTCGCGGGCAATGCCAATGGCGGCGATCATCACGGTGATGGCAAACAGGATCAGCCCCAACTCCGAGGGCACGGTGTAGATTGATTTTTTCATTTCCTCGTTGTAACGCACCCGCAAACGCGGCTCCACCAACGACAGGGCCTCATCGTGCCCGCCGTTCCACTGCACGGCTAATTTTTGGTTCATGGCGCTCACTACGCCTTCTGCGGACCTGAGCGCCTCACTGGCCGCAATCGGGTCGGAGCCGTCTAAAATAAAGGCCAATTCCGGCGACGAGTCCAGGGGGGATGTGAGTCGCTGGCTGTAATTGGCCGGAATAATCAACGCGGCGACAGCCTCGCCGGATTCGATGTAAGGCGTGGCTTGTGAGGGGTCGTCGAGATAATGCTCAAACTGGAATGTTTCGGTGTTGTGGAACGCCACCAGCAAGTCGCGGCTTGCTTCGCTGCGACTCTCATCCACGACCACCGTGGGCAAGTTGGTGATAGGCGCCGAAGTAGACCACGCCACCAGCGACATTTCTGCCAACGGGCCAAATATCACCATTAGCACCAACGCTTTAGCGCGTATCATTTGGATCAGTTCTTTAACAATAAGGACGCCAAGTCTATAAAACATTTTTTGCACTCCATACAAGGTCGCAGGGTAGCAGAGTTGCAAGGTAGCAACTTGTTTCTCTGTTACTTTGCTACCCTGTTACCCTGAATCCTTACCTGAGTTTTTTCTTAAAGAAGAGCACGGCCAAAGCGGTCATCATTAAGAAAATAACCGTCAACATGACGGTTGGGAACCACAAAGAATCCAAGCCTTGCCCTTTGACCATTAATCCGCGGGTAATAGCCACAAACTGGGTGGAGGGCAGCCATTGCGCTTCTTCCTTAACAATGTCGGGAAAACTGGAAATCGGATAAAAGATGCCGGATAGAAAAAAGCCGGGGAACATAAAAATCAGCAAGGCCACAATGGATGAGGCGGCCTGGTTGGAAATAAAGGTTGCCAAAAAGATACCCATTGCATAGGCCGCCAGCAGAAAATCCGCCGACAATACCAGAAAGAGCAGAAACGATCCCTGAAACGGCACCCCAAACAGTTTGACCGCCACAATGGCACAGATGACCACACTGATGAGGCCAGTGAAAACATACGGCAGGAGTTTGCCGACTAAAAGCTCGCTGCGGCGCAGGGGCGTGGCAAAAACGCTCTCCAGGGTGCTGTATTCCTTTTCTCGCACCAGGGCATTCATCACCACCATGGCCGGCAGGCTCATTACCAGGGCGATCATGGCCGGCACAATGCCGTGCGTGTTTTTAAGATCGGGGTTGTACCAGGTGCGGATGCGCAGGTCTATGCCCGGGGGTGTTGGCAAATAACTGATCAGGCCGGGGTTTGATCGTTCAATAGATTTTACGGCAACCTGGGCGCCAAATACCCGGGCCCGGCTGAGAACGTGGTTGATCACGTGATTGGCCGTAGAGGGGTCGGTGCCGTCAACAATAACCTGCACCTCTGCCGGCTGGCCGGCGGCCAATTGGCCAGCAAAATTAGGAGGAATGACCACCAAAGCCTTGGTCTGGCTCCGGTCAAAGTATCGTTCGGCTTCGGTATAGCTGGCGGCCAGTTTGTTTACCACAATATCGTTGCTGTTAACCAAGGTATCCAAAAATTCGCGGGAAAAGGCCGACCGGCTTTTGTCCATGACCATAATGGGGGTTTCTCGAATATCGGCAATGAGAGCATACGACATAATGATCATTAAAAGCACCGGCGCCAGCAGCAACAAAATGAGCGTGCTGGGATCGCGCAAAATATGGCGGCTTTCTTTGCTCAGCACCGCCCATGTTTTATACAGCGACATCACTTACTCCTTACTCGTCAATCCGGCCAGCATCACGTCTACGGCCGCTCTGGCCGACCCGCGCATATCCACTTTGTCCCCCAGCAGGGTGTAGTACAAAAACAGGGCGTCAAGCATGCCAAACATCGCCAGCGACAGATTGCGCGGATTCTCCACCGGCTGGAATTCGCCGTTGGCAACACCTTCGTTGATGATTTCTTCCAATTTGGTTTCATAATCGTCAATAATACTGCCGAAAATTTGTTGGAGTTGTTCATCCTTCGGTGTTTGTGCCCAGAAATCAAGAAAGATGTTGACAAACGGAACCATTTGTTCGCTGCCGGCCAGCGTTACTTCAACCATTGACCGAATTTTGTCGGCGGCGGACATATCGTCGGTCCAGACGAGATCAATTTGCTGGTCTATTTGCAGTATAAACCACTCCGCCAGCGCAATGAATAACTCTTTTTTGCTCTTAAAGTGCCAGTACAGCGCGCCTTTGCTCAACCCGCTTTGGGCAACAATATCGTCCATCGTGGTTTGATGAAAACCATTTTCGGAGAAACATATCAGGGCCGACTGCAAGATTTGGGTGCGGGTGACAGGTTTATAATCGGCCACAATCCACGCTTTAGCTTCGTCAAATTGCTCATTGCTGAAAATCCTGACCTCGCCGGGGGTCATAACGCCAAATATCTTAAACGATTGGGCAATCCATTCCGTATCGGTCACCACGGCTATTTTTTCAAAATGAGACAAATTCTTGAGGCCCACTCTGGCATCGTCCCACATTGCTTTAGCATCGAAACCGGAGAAGGTTGGGGTTAATTGGACAAACATTCTAATTTTATCGTATGTTTTTAACTTTTCCTCAATGGCCGGAATAATAACCTGCTCATAATCATCACCGGTTATTTTCCCTGTGCCTTTAACGGCGACTACGTTGTCTGCAACGTCAGGTATTAATTCAATCATACTTGCGTCTCCTTGGGGGCGGTATACTACGATTGAAAAATAGACCGACCAGTCGGTCTTTAATATATCATATTTTGGAGCAGGAGTCAAGATTTTTTTGGAAAATGAGTCGCCAAAAAAAGAGGGCCATGCAGGAATGTCCTACATGGCCCATAAAATACATCTGTTTACGCTCAATTACGTAGAATAAGAGGTAGATAAACAGAGGAGGAACTGCTGCCCGGAGCACTTTGCACCGGGTTATTGCTACCACTTTTCAGGCTGAAGCCGCCGCCGGTCAGCGGCGTTGTTCCTGCTTCGGGTTGACCGGTATTCCCAGCCAGGCTGAAGCCGCCGCCGCTCAACGTGCCGGCGCTGCTCACAGCCCGACCCGTTTGGGTAAAACTCTGGGCCAGGGCAGGGGCATGGGTTGCCAACAAAACCAGACCCAAAAGGAGCATCAATTTGACTAATCGGTTGATATGCATCGTGGCCATTCTCCTATTGCAAGATGACCAACATCTGGATCACCCCAGTCCCTTCGTCCAAACCAGCCAGGGCTTTGCCGATAACGGTTCCTTGCGGCGGCTCATCGCCGGCGTTCATCGCATGGCCGGGGATATTGGCCGCAACCAACATATCGCCGGGCTGAATCGGGCCATTCTCGGCGCTGGCTTTGACCGGCACAACGCCCACAACGGCCAGCGGGACTTGCCCCTTCATCTCTGTGTCGGCTTGAAAACCACCCACAAAACCCGGTTCGGTGGAGTAGACTCCCATCACCGTGGGTTGATAAGCCTCGGTGCTGCGGGTCAACTTGCCGTCTGGACCAATGACCAGCACATCCGCCGGCTCCAGTCTGTCAACAGCAGGCAACATCTCGGCGAAGTCAGCGGCAGGGGTACTGTAGCCGACATCGGAGAAGACGCCGCCGGCATTATCAACCCGGAATCTGACATTGACTGGAGACATATCCCAGGCCTCGATCAAGGTCCCTGCGCCTTCGACCCGCAGGGCAACCCCGGTGCCGCTATTGTAAGCCCACACCCCATATTTGGTGCTAGAATTGGCTTGACCCAACACGCCCGTTGCGCCGTTGCCACCCTGTCCCCACACGGCGTAGCCGTTGGTGCCGTTGTTCTGCCCTTTCACCCCGGTGCCGGTGGCGCTGGAGCTAATCGCCAGGCCGTAAACTCCTGTCGCATTACTGTCAGTTGATTGCGTTACCCCGCGAACTCCAGAATTGCTGCCCGTGGTACTGGTGGCTTCACCAAACACGCCTCGCCCGCCGGAGGAACTGCTGGTGCCATAAACACCGGCCGGGTTAGCCCCACCGGTTGCGCTGCCCAAAACAGCCTTTGAATTGGAACCGCTGGTTGTAACTTCCAACACGGTATCAGTCCCCACAATTTTTGCCCCAGGTCGCAGGCTTAACGCATAAGGTACGGCGTGCAATTCCTGGCGGGGGCTTAAGGTTGTTGCTCCCCCCCCGCAGTTTACCGTGATTTCCAGGTAACGGGCATCGCCGGTAAAGGCAGTATCGCCAAAATCTAACACCACGGCAAAAGCGCCATTGGTTACGACTGTGCCGTTGGCATTGACAGTTGAAGCAATTTGGGTGCCGCCGCTGACGGCATCAAACAAGCCAAAGGTGAAGTCACAGGTGTCTGTAACCGGCCCGCCGCCATCGGACAATTGGCCTTGATAAACAAAGGCAGTTGAAACAACCGCTTGAATACCAAGGTCTCCAGAGGGGTCTTGGGCGGCCACCGGCGCTGAGAAATTCACCCCCAACAGCCCCAAGAAGACTAAGGCACCCCCAAATAGGGCGAGTTTGAACAAAGTTTTGTGCTGCATCGGTTTTACTCCTTAATATTTGTTAGAATCTTTGAAAATTGAAAAACACTCTAATTTTGAACTTACGGATAATAATGAGATACACCGCTATCTATACCACAAACCACCTCCTTTCAAGGCGAGGTGCTCCCAAGAAATATGCTTTGCCCGTGCGGTAGTCTCAGATGC
This sequence is a window from Anaerolineae bacterium. Protein-coding genes within it:
- a CDS encoding ABC transporter permease → MSLYKTWAVLSKESRHILRDPSTLILLLLAPVLLMIIMSYALIADIRETPIMVMDKSRSAFSREFLDTLVNSNDIVVNKLAASYTEAERYFDRSQTKALVVIPPNFAGQLAAGQPAEVQVIVDGTDPSTANHVINHVLSRARVFGAQVAVKSIERSNPGLISYLPTPPGIDLRIRTWYNPDLKNTHGIVPAMIALVMSLPAMVVMNALVREKEYSTLESVFATPLRRSELLVGKLLPYVFTGLISVVICAIVAVKLFGVPFQGSFLLFLVLSADFLLAAYAMGIFLATFISNQAASSIVALLIFMFPGFFLSGIFYPISSFPDIVKEEAQWLPSTQFVAITRGLMVKGQGLDSLWFPTVMLTVIFLMMTALAVLFFKKKLR
- a CDS encoding STAS/SEC14 domain-containing protein — translated: MIELIPDVADNVVAVKGTGKITGDDYEQVIIPAIEEKLKTYDKIRMFVQLTPTFSGFDAKAMWDDARVGLKNLSHFEKIAVVTDTEWIAQSFKIFGVMTPGEVRIFSNEQFDEAKAWIVADYKPVTRTQILQSALICFSENGFHQTTMDDIVAQSGLSKGALYWHFKSKKELFIALAEWFILQIDQQIDLVWTDDMSAADKIRSMVEVTLAGSEQMVPFVNIFLDFWAQTPKDEQLQQIFGSIIDDYETKLEEIINEGVANGEFQPVENPRNLSLAMFGMLDALFLYYTLLGDKVDMRGSARAAVDVMLAGLTSKE
- a CDS encoding ABC transporter permease, with protein sequence MFYRLGVLIVKELIQMIRAKALVLMVIFGPLAEMSLVAWSTSAPITNLPTVVVDESRSEASRDLLVAFHNTETFQFEHYLDDPSQATPYIESGEAVAALIIPANYSQRLTSPLDSSPELAFILDGSDPIAASEALRSAEGVVSAMNQKLAVQWNGGHDEALSLVEPRLRVRYNEEMKKSIYTVPSELGLILFAITVMIAAIGIARERELGTLEQLTVTPLRQLELIIAKSVPAVLMGFVAYLLMLAVAMLFFGIPMRGSWTLLLGVSFFFLLVELNIGLMISAYAKNQMQALLLAFTWVMIEFFFSGYGVPVENMPDILQQLAHIFPIYHYMIIFRSILLKGVGLTAWWPHLLAGTIIGLVV